The following are from one region of the Brienomyrus brachyistius isolate T26 chromosome 4, BBRACH_0.4, whole genome shotgun sequence genome:
- the LOC125740040 gene encoding tetratricopeptide repeat protein 39C-like isoform X1, with amino-acid sequence MQRPGPSPDPLRGAAERIDDAELALQGINLLLNNGFRESDELFRKYRYHSPLMSFGASFVSFLNAMMTFEEEKMQMACDDLRITERMCESDIGVIETIKNKIKRSVSTLSMDSQSSGVTEVDRLQRQIIVADCQVYLAVLSFVKQEISAYIKGGWILRKAWKMYNKCHSDISILQESYQRRASSSSDQVNDNAPAPPTAEALGRLKGSVSFGYGLFHLCISMVPPNLLKIINLLGFPGDRLQGLSSLMYASESKDMKAPLATLALLWYHTVVLPFFALDGSDTREGLMEAKAILREKEAVYPSSSLFMFFKGRVQRLECQINSALNSFNDALELATDQREIQHVCLYEIGWCSMIEMNFIDAYKSFERLKNESRWSQCYYAYLTGVCQGAAGDLEGAIAVFRDVQKLFKRKNNQIEQFAVKKAEKLRRMPPTKDLCILATIEVLYLWKALSNCSSTKLQLMSQVLQGVDDVSFAGLKNLLLGSIHKCLGNRRDAVQFFQLAARDEVGRQTNSYVQPYACYELGCVLLEKPESVGKGRALLLRAKEDYMGYDYENRLQVRIHSALASLKEVVSQ; translated from the exons ATGCAGCGTCCCGGACCGAGCCCGGACCCGCTCCGGGGCGCAGCGGAGCGCATAGACGACGCAGAGCTGGCGCTGCAGGGAATTAACCTGCTGCTGAACAACGGCTTCAGGGAGAGCGATGAGCTCTTCCGAAAATATCG GTACCACAGCCCCCTCATGAGCTTTGGAGCCAGCTTCGTCAGCTTCCTG AACGCCATGATGACGTTCGAGGAGGAGAAGATGCAGATGGCGTGCGATGACCTGAGGATCACGGAGAGGATGTGCGAGAGTGACATCGGAGTCATCGAGACCATCAAGAACAAGATCAAGCGGAGCGTGAGCACTCTTTCT ATGGACTCCCAGAGTTCAGGCGTGACGGAGGTGGACCGACTCCAGAGGCAGATCATCGTGGCCGACTGCCAGGTCTATCTGGCCGTGCTTTCATTCGTCAAACAGGAGATCTCAG CATATATCAAAGGTGGCTGGATCCTTCGCAAGGCTTGGAAGATGTACAACAAGTGTCACAGTGACATCAGCATCCTGCAGGAATCATACCAGAGGCGagcgtcctcttcctcagaccAGGTCAATGACAACGCCCCGGCCCCCCCCACGGCCGAGGCCTTGGGCCGCCTCAAGGGCTCGGTCAGTTTCGGTTATGGCCTCTTCCACCTGTGTATCTCCATGGTGCCGCCGAACCTGCTGAAGATCATCAACCTTCTGGGGTTTCCCGGTGACCGGCTGCAGGGGCTCTCCTCCCTCATGTATGCCAGTGAAAGTAAGGACATGAAGGCCCCTCTTGCTAC GTTGGCCCTGCTCTGGTACCACACCGTTGTGCTGCCCTTCTTCGCCCTGGACGGCTCGGACACGCGCGAGGGCTTGATGGAGGCCAAGGCCATCCTCCGGGAGAAGGAGGCGGTTTATcccagctcctccctcttcatGTTCTTCAAAGGCAGGGTCCAACGTCTGGAG TGCCAGATAAACAGTGCCTTAAATTCCTTCAACGATGCTTTGGAACTGGCCACAGATCAGCGAGAGATCCAGCACGTGTGCTTGTACGAAATCG GGTGGTGCAGCATGATCGAGATGAACTTCATAGATGCCTACAAGTCTTTTGAGAGGCTGAAGAACGAGTCCCGGTGGTCCCAGTGTTACTACGCCTACTTAACTGGAG TGTGCCAAGGCGCTGCTGGAGATCTGGAAGGAGCCATTGCTGTCTTTAGAGATGTCCAGAAGCTCTTCAAACGGAAGAACAATCAGATCGAACAGTTTGCCGTGAAGAAG GCTGAGAAGCTCCGGAGAATGCCCCCCACCAAAGATTTGTGCATCCTGGCGACCATAGAGGTTCTGTACCTGTGGAAAGCCCTCTCCAACTGCTCCTCCACCAAGCTGCAGCTCATGAGCCAAG TTCTACAGGGTGTAgatgatgtttcctttgccggCCTAAAGAACCTCCTACTGGGTTCCATCCACAAATGCCTGGGGAACAGGAGGGATGCCGTGCAG TTCTTCCAGCTCGCTGCCAGGGACGAGGTGGGCCGGCAGACGAATTCCTACGTGCAGCCGTATGCCTGTTATGAGCTGGGCTGTGTCCTGCTGGAGAAACCGGAG TCCGTAGGGAAGGGAAGAGCTCTGCTTCTGAGGGCAAAG GAGGACTACATGGGCTATGACTATGAAAACAGACTCCAGGTACGCATCCACTCAGCTCTGGCCTCGCTGAAGGAAGTGGTCTCGCAGTGA
- the LOC125740040 gene encoding tetratricopeptide repeat protein 39C-like isoform X2, which produces MQRPGPSPDPLRGAAERIDDAELALQGINLLLNNGFRESDELFRKYRYHSPLMSFGASFVSFLNAMMTFEEEKMQMACDDLRITERMCESDIGVIETIKNKIKRSMDSQSSGVTEVDRLQRQIIVADCQVYLAVLSFVKQEISAYIKGGWILRKAWKMYNKCHSDISILQESYQRRASSSSDQVNDNAPAPPTAEALGRLKGSVSFGYGLFHLCISMVPPNLLKIINLLGFPGDRLQGLSSLMYASESKDMKAPLATLALLWYHTVVLPFFALDGSDTREGLMEAKAILREKEAVYPSSSLFMFFKGRVQRLECQINSALNSFNDALELATDQREIQHVCLYEIGWCSMIEMNFIDAYKSFERLKNESRWSQCYYAYLTGVCQGAAGDLEGAIAVFRDVQKLFKRKNNQIEQFAVKKAEKLRRMPPTKDLCILATIEVLYLWKALSNCSSTKLQLMSQVLQGVDDVSFAGLKNLLLGSIHKCLGNRRDAVQFFQLAARDEVGRQTNSYVQPYACYELGCVLLEKPESVGKGRALLLRAKEDYMGYDYENRLQVRIHSALASLKEVVSQ; this is translated from the exons ATGCAGCGTCCCGGACCGAGCCCGGACCCGCTCCGGGGCGCAGCGGAGCGCATAGACGACGCAGAGCTGGCGCTGCAGGGAATTAACCTGCTGCTGAACAACGGCTTCAGGGAGAGCGATGAGCTCTTCCGAAAATATCG GTACCACAGCCCCCTCATGAGCTTTGGAGCCAGCTTCGTCAGCTTCCTG AACGCCATGATGACGTTCGAGGAGGAGAAGATGCAGATGGCGTGCGATGACCTGAGGATCACGGAGAGGATGTGCGAGAGTGACATCGGAGTCATCGAGACCATCAAGAACAAGATCAAGCGGAGC ATGGACTCCCAGAGTTCAGGCGTGACGGAGGTGGACCGACTCCAGAGGCAGATCATCGTGGCCGACTGCCAGGTCTATCTGGCCGTGCTTTCATTCGTCAAACAGGAGATCTCAG CATATATCAAAGGTGGCTGGATCCTTCGCAAGGCTTGGAAGATGTACAACAAGTGTCACAGTGACATCAGCATCCTGCAGGAATCATACCAGAGGCGagcgtcctcttcctcagaccAGGTCAATGACAACGCCCCGGCCCCCCCCACGGCCGAGGCCTTGGGCCGCCTCAAGGGCTCGGTCAGTTTCGGTTATGGCCTCTTCCACCTGTGTATCTCCATGGTGCCGCCGAACCTGCTGAAGATCATCAACCTTCTGGGGTTTCCCGGTGACCGGCTGCAGGGGCTCTCCTCCCTCATGTATGCCAGTGAAAGTAAGGACATGAAGGCCCCTCTTGCTAC GTTGGCCCTGCTCTGGTACCACACCGTTGTGCTGCCCTTCTTCGCCCTGGACGGCTCGGACACGCGCGAGGGCTTGATGGAGGCCAAGGCCATCCTCCGGGAGAAGGAGGCGGTTTATcccagctcctccctcttcatGTTCTTCAAAGGCAGGGTCCAACGTCTGGAG TGCCAGATAAACAGTGCCTTAAATTCCTTCAACGATGCTTTGGAACTGGCCACAGATCAGCGAGAGATCCAGCACGTGTGCTTGTACGAAATCG GGTGGTGCAGCATGATCGAGATGAACTTCATAGATGCCTACAAGTCTTTTGAGAGGCTGAAGAACGAGTCCCGGTGGTCCCAGTGTTACTACGCCTACTTAACTGGAG TGTGCCAAGGCGCTGCTGGAGATCTGGAAGGAGCCATTGCTGTCTTTAGAGATGTCCAGAAGCTCTTCAAACGGAAGAACAATCAGATCGAACAGTTTGCCGTGAAGAAG GCTGAGAAGCTCCGGAGAATGCCCCCCACCAAAGATTTGTGCATCCTGGCGACCATAGAGGTTCTGTACCTGTGGAAAGCCCTCTCCAACTGCTCCTCCACCAAGCTGCAGCTCATGAGCCAAG TTCTACAGGGTGTAgatgatgtttcctttgccggCCTAAAGAACCTCCTACTGGGTTCCATCCACAAATGCCTGGGGAACAGGAGGGATGCCGTGCAG TTCTTCCAGCTCGCTGCCAGGGACGAGGTGGGCCGGCAGACGAATTCCTACGTGCAGCCGTATGCCTGTTATGAGCTGGGCTGTGTCCTGCTGGAGAAACCGGAG TCCGTAGGGAAGGGAAGAGCTCTGCTTCTGAGGGCAAAG GAGGACTACATGGGCTATGACTATGAAAACAGACTCCAGGTACGCATCCACTCAGCTCTGGCCTCGCTGAAGGAAGTGGTCTCGCAGTGA